In the Gossypium arboreum isolate Shixiya-1 chromosome 10, ASM2569848v2, whole genome shotgun sequence genome, one interval contains:
- the LOC108488758 gene encoding LOB domain-containing protein 4-like: MKESGGRKQGAASPCAACKLLRRRCAHDCVFAPYFPADEPHKFANVHKVFGASNVNKMLQELPVHQRGDAVSSMVYEANARVRDPVYGCVGAISSLQQQIDTLQTQLALAQAEVVHLKVRQTASYSHHGFAPTSPTNSGSPSSNHGSQVKPIFDMDVVMDQASLGEPMWSC, encoded by the exons ATGAAGGAGAGTGGAGGAAGAAAGCAGGGAGCAGCGTCGCCATGTGCAGCATGCAAACTTCTAAGGAGAAGGTGCGCCCATGACTGTGTTTTTGCTCCTTATTTCCCAGCTGATGAGCCCCACAAGTTTGCTAATGTCCACAAGGTCTTCGGTGCTAGCAATGTCAACAAGATGCTTCAG GAACTACCGGTGCACCAACGGGGAGACGCTGTGAGTAGCATGGTGTATGAGGCCAACGCCCGGGTACGTGACCCCGTATACGGTTGCGTGGGAGCCATATCATCACTGCAGCAGCAGATAGACACCCTTCAAACCCAATTGGCACTGGCCCAGGCAGAGGTGGTGCACCTCAAGGTGAGGCAGACTGCATCCTATTCACATCATGGATTCGCCCCTACAAGCCCAACTAATAGCGGGTCACCCTCTTCCAACCACGGTTCACAAGTCAAGCCCATTTTTGACATGGACGTGGTAATGGACCAGGCTAGCTTGGGAGAACCCATGTGGTCATGCTAg